From a single Streptomyces sp. 1331.2 genomic region:
- a CDS encoding DegV family protein: MPSDLALVTDSTAYLPQEALDRYGITVVPLSVAVGDSVLSEGVEISPKDVAEALRGKQRVTTSRPNPETFAATYRAAAEAGATGIVSVHISGELSGTVEAARLAAVEAPVPVRVVDSRLVGMALGYGVLAAAEAIAAGQGLAEAAEAAGRRAAGTSGFFYVDTLEHLRRGGRIGAARALLGSALAVKPLLHLDGGRIEPLEKVRTASRAIARLEEIAVERSGEREVDITVHHLAAEDRAEPLAERLRARVPGLRELYVGEVGAVIGAHVGPGLLAVVVAPR, from the coding sequence ATGCCCTCCGACCTCGCACTTGTCACCGATTCCACGGCCTATCTGCCGCAGGAGGCCCTCGACCGGTACGGGATCACGGTGGTCCCGCTGAGCGTCGCGGTCGGTGACTCGGTCCTGAGCGAGGGCGTCGAGATCTCCCCGAAGGACGTCGCCGAGGCACTGCGCGGCAAGCAGCGGGTGACCACCTCCCGGCCGAACCCGGAGACCTTCGCCGCCACCTACCGGGCGGCCGCCGAGGCCGGTGCGACGGGGATCGTCTCGGTGCACATCTCGGGCGAGCTGTCCGGCACCGTCGAGGCCGCCCGGCTGGCGGCCGTCGAGGCCCCCGTACCGGTGCGTGTGGTGGACAGCCGGCTGGTCGGGATGGCACTCGGCTACGGGGTGCTCGCGGCCGCCGAGGCGATCGCCGCCGGGCAAGGCCTGGCCGAGGCGGCCGAGGCGGCCGGCCGGCGGGCGGCCGGGACCAGCGGGTTCTTCTACGTCGACACCCTGGAGCACCTGCGCCGTGGCGGGCGGATCGGGGCCGCGCGGGCGCTGCTCGGATCGGCGCTGGCGGTCAAGCCGCTGCTGCACCTGGACGGGGGGCGGATCGAGCCGCTGGAGAAGGTGCGGACGGCGTCGCGGGCGATCGCCCGGCTGGAGGAGATCGCGGTCGAGCGCTCGGGGGAGCGGGAGGTCGACATCACCGTGCACCACCTGGCGGCCGAGGACCGGGCCGAGCCGCTCGCGGAACGGCTGCGGGCGCGGGTGCCGGGGCTGCGGGAGCTGTACGTCGGTGAGGTGGGCGCGGTGATCGGTGCGCACGTCGGGCCGGGGCTGCTGGCGGTGGTGGTCGCGCCGCGCTGA
- a CDS encoding ComEA family DNA-binding protein translates to MTTMGLGAAKRQAINETVRLRMAALLPTGDESVGGVATSAASGAAPDVSSGAAPGATPTVAGPGTTGPPPDAAPVPQPPGTNDPDGHGAVEDPPGARARPRFGSLASFASAVALDRRAVAGLAILLLFAVGYAVQHFWLARPETVAVPALTAGPAPPGASASPVEAASGTSPPEAAAAAVAGSGTVVVVDIGGRVHVPGLHTLPGGSRVADALLAAGGPLPETDTRSLNLARVLTDGEQLLVGEQAPVSAAAPALGTGSGPAGPATPRPPVSLNRATLEQLDTLPGVGPTLAQRILAYRSSHGSFRSLDQLRQVSGIGTRTYAELRPLLTL, encoded by the coding sequence ATGACGACCATGGGCCTGGGCGCGGCGAAGCGCCAAGCGATCAACGAGACGGTGCGGCTGCGGATGGCGGCGCTGCTGCCGACGGGTGACGAGTCGGTGGGCGGCGTGGCGACCTCCGCTGCTTCGGGTGCGGCTCCGGATGTGTCTTCGGGTGCGGCTCCGGGTGCGACTCCGACGGTGGCAGGGCCGGGGACGACCGGTCCGCCGCCGGATGCGGCGCCGGTGCCGCAGCCGCCGGGCACCAACGATCCGGACGGCCACGGTGCCGTCGAGGATCCGCCGGGTGCCAGGGCCCGCCCACGGTTCGGCTCGCTCGCTTCCTTCGCCTCAGCGGTGGCGCTCGACCGGCGTGCGGTGGCCGGGCTGGCCATCCTGCTGCTGTTCGCGGTCGGCTACGCCGTGCAGCACTTCTGGCTGGCCAGACCGGAGACGGTGGCCGTGCCCGCGCTGACGGCCGGCCCGGCACCGCCGGGGGCGAGCGCTTCGCCCGTCGAAGCCGCGTCAGGGACCAGCCCGCCCGAGGCCGCTGCCGCCGCTGTCGCCGGCAGTGGGACGGTCGTCGTGGTCGACATCGGCGGACGGGTGCACGTCCCCGGGCTGCACACGCTGCCCGGTGGTTCGCGGGTGGCCGACGCCCTGCTGGCGGCCGGTGGTCCGCTGCCGGAGACGGACACCAGGAGCCTCAACCTCGCCCGCGTCCTGACGGACGGTGAGCAGCTCCTGGTCGGCGAACAGGCCCCGGTGTCGGCTGCGGCTCCGGCCCTCGGAACCGGCAGCGGACCGGCAGGCCCCGCCACACCCCGGCCACCCGTCAGCCTCAACCGCGCCACCCTCGAACAGCTCGACACCCTCCCCGGCGTCGGCCCGACCCTCGCCCAGCGCATCCTCGCCTACCGCAGCTCGCACGGCTCCTTCCGCTCCCTCGACCAGCTCCGCCAGGTCAGCGGCATCGGCACCCGCACGTACGCGGAACTCCGACCGTTGCTCACCCTCTGA